In the genome of Anabaena cylindrica PCC 7122, the window TTATGACGCAGTTCCTGTTGTTTATACCGAACTAGCAAACTGTCCAGACTGGCTGCCATTGGTAGTGATAATTGATGGCGAACGCTTTCGCCTCGATCAAGGTAAAATATTGGAATACAATCGGAAACTTGATTTGCGTCAAGGACTTCTTAGCCGTTCTCTGCGTTGGCGTAGTCCCAGTGGAAAAACAATAAATATCACCTTTGAACGCTTTGCAAGTTTAGCGGATCATCATGTATTAGGGCAACGTTGCCAGCTAGAAGCAGTAGATTTTCACGGATTAATTGAAATACAAGGTAGTATCAACGGCTACCCCGAAAATAAAGGTTTCAATCACTGGGAAGGACTAGAGCAAGGGAAAATCGACAAAGGTTTCTGGTTCCACAGTCGTACCCGCACCTCCCAAATTGATATCGGTATGGCTGCGAGAATGACTATTTCAGGAATTGACGCGGCTCTACAAGTTAATACAGCACCTGGCTATCCTAGCATCAGTGCAACTTTTCTTATTGAACCACACCAGACAGTAACCATAGAGAAGATTGTCACAGTATTTACCTCGCGGGATGTTGAGCAACCAGTTGCAGCCGCACAGGAAAAACTCGCAGATTTAGGAGATTATATCACCTTACGTAATGCTAATGAACAAGCATGGGCAGAGGTTTGGGACAAAAGCGATATTGTGATTGAGGGAGATAACAAAGCCGCTTTTGCAGTGCGTTACAATTTATTCCAACTATTAATTGCTGCTCCCCGTGATAATGAAAAGGTGAGTATTCCCGCTAAAACCCTATCTGGATTTGGCTATCACGGACATATTTTTTGGGATACAGAAATTTTTATATTGCCATTTTTTACATTTACTCAACCCGTAACGGCGCGTAATTTACTTAGTTATCGTTATCATAGTTTAGATGGAGCGCGACGGAAAGCGTCTCATTATGGTTATCAGGGGGCTATGTATGCTTGGGAAAGTGCGGTTACAGGTGATGAGGTAACGCCTCGGTGGGCGCTACTAAGTGATTTTTATGCTGAAGATATACGGATTTGGTGCCGCGATCGCGAAATTCATATTAGTGCAGTTATCGCCTACTCAGTGTGGTACTATTGGCGAGTCACTGGGGACGACGAATGGATGAGAGATTATGGTGCAGAAATCATCCTCGATACGGCTATTTTTTGGGAAAGTCGAGTTGAATTTAATTCTCAAGCCGAACGTTATGAAATACGCGGTGTCATAGGTGCAGATGAATACCACGAGTTAGTACATAACAATACTTTTACTAACCGTTTAGTGCAATGGCATTTAGAAAAAGCTTGTATAATTTATGACTGGCTACAGCGTAGTTTCCCTGAACGTAGTGCAGAGTTAGCAGAAAAATTGCAACTTACCGCTAAAATCCGTGATAATTGGCAAGATATCATCAATAAAATCTGGATTCTCTACAACCCAGAAACGGAATTAATCGAGCAATGTGAGGGATTTTTCCAATTGGAGGATATTAATTTAGCAGACTATGAACCGCGCCAAAAATCAATGCAAGCTATTTTGGGGATTGAAGGAGCGAACAAACGCCAAGTCCTTAAACAACCAGATGTATTAATGTTGCTCTATCTCATGCGGGAATCTGCTGACTTCCCTTACAGCGAAAAGATATTACAGGTAAATTGGGACTATTACGCACCCCGCACAGATATTAGCTATGGTTCTTCTCTCGGACCCGCAATTCACGCCATTTTAGCCGCAGATTTAGGCAAAACCCAGGAAGCTTACGAACGCTTTATGCAAGCAGCAATGGTGGATTTGGAAGATAGACGTGGGAATACAAATGAAGGTATTCATGGTGCTAGTGCTGGGGGAATTTGGCAAGCTGTGGTTTTCGGCTTTGGTGGTATCCAGTTTACCGATAATCAACCCGTAGCTCATCCCCATTTACCTCCAGGTTGGACAAGGTTGAAGTTTAAATTATACTGCCGTGGGAAATGGTATGAATTTGATTTACGCCAGGAATTGGGGACTGGGGAAGGGCGGGGATACCTCGCCCCTACTATCCGAGGAATTATCTTCGATTTAGATGGTGTGTTAACTAATACCGCAGAATATCATTATTTAGCTTGGCAGAAATTAGCAGATGAGGAAGGTATACCTTTTAACCGTCAAGCTAATGAGGAGTTGCGGGGAATCTCCCGACGTGCTTCACTGATGTTGATTATTGGCGATAAACGGTATTCGGAAGTGCAAATTCAAGAGATGATGGAACGCAAAAACGACTATTATGTAGAGTCGATTCAAGACATCACACCCAAGGATTTGTTACCCGGTGCGGTTTCCTTTTTGGATGATTTACGTCAAGCTGGATTGAAGATAGCGCTTGGTTCAGCGAGTAAAAATGCCCGTGTAGTCATTGAGAAATTGGGAATTGCTGATAAGATTGATGCGATCGCAGATGGTTATAGTGTCCAAAAACCCAAACCCGCACCAGATTTATTTATCTTCGCAGCCCAGCAGTTAGGACTTCCAGCCAAACAATGTGTAGTTTTTGAAGACGCAGCCGCAGGTGTAGAAGCTGCTTTAGCCGCAGGTATGTGGGCTGTAGGAATAGGGCCACCGGAAAGAGTCGGGGCTGCTCACATCATTTTACCTAATTTAGCAGGTATGACATGGGAAAAGTTGCAAGGTAAATTTAGGGATATTGCTTTACAAAAACGTAAGAATTCAGGAGTCAGGAGTCAGGAGTCAGAATGCTTATGAAATGAAAAATAGAGAGGAGAGAGATTTTATCAAAATCATCAAAGTTGACTAAAAAAGCTTTATTCTCCTGACTTTTGTATTCTCTATCCTGAATACTTACACAAAAACAATAGGTGTTGGTGAATAAAAGTATGAATTTGTCTCACGCAGAGGCGCAAAGAGTAAGAGTTTGAGAAAGGGAATTTTTGATTTTCATACCTCAAATATGGCTATCGCCAACGCCTACAAAAAACAATATAGCATTTCGTTTGTATACTCATCATATCTGTTGGGTCTGGTAACTGGTCATGTACTAAAAATATGGAACTCAAAACATAGAGAGTATTCTAATGGTAATCATGAAATAGCAATTGATTGTTTTTCAAGGGTTATTTTGGATCAAAGAACATTGGCTTCATTTTTAGTTAAATTTGGAATGGAAACA includes:
- the pgmB gene encoding beta-phosphoglucomutase; translated protein: METKNDFTYTDWILNEIQFESEELNARETIFTIGNGYLGTRGTFEESHPLTLSATFIHGIYDAVPVVYTELANCPDWLPLVVIIDGERFRLDQGKILEYNRKLDLRQGLLSRSLRWRSPSGKTINITFERFASLADHHVLGQRCQLEAVDFHGLIEIQGSINGYPENKGFNHWEGLEQGKIDKGFWFHSRTRTSQIDIGMAARMTISGIDAALQVNTAPGYPSISATFLIEPHQTVTIEKIVTVFTSRDVEQPVAAAQEKLADLGDYITLRNANEQAWAEVWDKSDIVIEGDNKAAFAVRYNLFQLLIAAPRDNEKVSIPAKTLSGFGYHGHIFWDTEIFILPFFTFTQPVTARNLLSYRYHSLDGARRKASHYGYQGAMYAWESAVTGDEVTPRWALLSDFYAEDIRIWCRDREIHISAVIAYSVWYYWRVTGDDEWMRDYGAEIILDTAIFWESRVEFNSQAERYEIRGVIGADEYHELVHNNTFTNRLVQWHLEKACIIYDWLQRSFPERSAELAEKLQLTAKIRDNWQDIINKIWILYNPETELIEQCEGFFQLEDINLADYEPRQKSMQAILGIEGANKRQVLKQPDVLMLLYLMRESADFPYSEKILQVNWDYYAPRTDISYGSSLGPAIHAILAADLGKTQEAYERFMQAAMVDLEDRRGNTNEGIHGASAGGIWQAVVFGFGGIQFTDNQPVAHPHLPPGWTRLKFKLYCRGKWYEFDLRQELGTGEGRGYLAPTIRGIIFDLDGVLTNTAEYHYLAWQKLADEEGIPFNRQANEELRGISRRASLMLIIGDKRYSEVQIQEMMERKNDYYVESIQDITPKDLLPGAVSFLDDLRQAGLKIALGSASKNARVVIEKLGIADKIDAIADGYSVQKPKPAPDLFIFAAQQLGLPAKQCVVFEDAAAGVEAALAAGMWAVGIGPPERVGAAHIILPNLAGMTWEKLQGKFRDIALQKRKNSGVRSQESECL